In the genome of Xenopus laevis strain J_2021 chromosome 1S, Xenopus_laevis_v10.1, whole genome shotgun sequence, one region contains:
- the XB5957215.S gene encoding melanopsin-B-like, with amino-acid sequence MDLEKTIEYGTHLQDAMAQQDVPVQVLYTIGSFILIIGSVGIIGNLLVLYAFYSNKKLRTAPNYFIINLAISDFLMSATQAPVCFLNSLHKEWILGDIGCNVYAFCGALFGITSMMTLLAISVNRYIVITKPLQSIQWSSKKRTSQVIVLVWMYSLMWSSAPLLGWSSYVPEGLKISCTWDYVTSTASNKSYTMMLCCCVFFIPLIVISHCYFFMFLAIRSTGRNVQKLGSYGRQSFLSPSMKNEWKMAKIAFVIIIVYVLSWSPYACVTLIAWAGHGKSLTPYSKTVPAVIAKASAIYNPIIYGIIHPKYRETIHKNVPCLRFLIREPKKDSFESSVRGSIYSRQSLALRKKNSCISTVSTAETVSSHVWDNTSNGHWDRKSLSQTMSTLCSPLLQVLTDVEQNSLCRSVSFQRSNSFSSSQKQAQKREFLKAWSCNALTKEKDSNSTHTLEQPLTWPDDPSPKDVLLPSSLNSVTYPIGMKSIVTDELPNISHVGNHRVDKSGGLDWIINATIPRIVIIPTLECNISEAKEEHDNSSEEKSKRIEEDEDFFSFHVDTSLLDLEGLNSPADLYEVVERFLS; translated from the exons CAACAAGAAGCTGAGAACGGCACCCAACTACTTTATAATAAACTTAGCAATCAGTGATTTTTTAATGTCAGCAACACAGGCACCAGTTTGCTTCCTTAACAGCTTGCACAAGGAGTGGATACTTGGAGATATAG GCTGTAATGTGTATGCATTTTGTGGGGCATTGTTTGGCATAACCTCTATGATGACTTTATTGGCTATATCAGTCAATCGATATATAGTTATCACAAAACCTCTACAATCCATTCAATGGTCTTCCAAAAAAAGAACGTCACAGGTTATTGTCCTTGTCTGGATGTATTCATTGATGTGGAGCTCGGCACCATTACTTGGTTGGA GTTCCTATGTGCCAGAGGGCTTAAAGATATCTTGTACATGGGACTATGTGACATCTACAGCGTCAAACAAAAGTTACACAATGATGCTGTGCTGCTGCGTCTTCTTCATTCCCCTTATTGTAATATCACATTGTTACTTCTTCATGTTTCTGGCTATTCGAAGTACCGGCAG GAATGTACAGAAACTTGGATCATATGGTCGCCAATCTTTTTTGTCTCCATCCATGAAGAATGAAtggaaaatggcaaaaattgCTTTTGTAATTATCATTGTATATGTACTGTCCTGGTCTCCTTACGCTTGTGTCACACTGATTGCTTGGGCTGG GCATGGTAAATCTTTAACTCCCTATTCCAAGACAGTCCCAGCAGTCATTGCCAAAGCATCTGCGATCTACAATCCAATTATCTATGGAATAATACACCCAAAATACAG GGAAACCATACACAAGAATGTGCCATGTCTCCGTTTTCTAATCAGGGAGCCAAAAAAAGATTCCTTTGAGTCTTCAGTAAGAGGCTCCATTTACAGTCGACAATCATTAGCCTTAAGAAAGAAAAATAGCTGCATTTCAACTGTATCCACAGCAGAAACAGTGAGTTCACATGTTTGGGACAACACGTCTAATGGACATTGGGATAG gaaatCCCTTTCTCAGACAATGAGCACTTTGTGTTCTCCCTTATTGCAG GTACTGACTGACGTGGAACAGAATTCACTTTGCAGAAGTGTGAGTTTTCAAAGAAGCAACTCATTTTCAAGCAGTCAAAAACAAGCACAAAAAAGAGAGTTCTTGAAAGCTTGGAGCTGCAATGCTTTAACCAAAGAAAAG GACTCAAATTCAACGCATACATTGGAACAGCCGTTAACATGGCCAGATGATCCAAGCCCAAAGGATGTTCTTCTGCCTAGTTCCCTGAATTCAGTTACCTATCCCATTGGCATGAAGTCCATAGTTACAGATGAACTCCCAAATATTTCCCATGTAGGAAATCATAGAGTTGATAAAAGTGGAGGTCTGGACTGGATTATTAATGCTACCATTCCTCGAATTGTCATCATTCCTACCTTAGAGTGCAACATCTCTGAAGCCAAAGAAGAACATGACAATAGCTCTgaggaaaaaagtaaaagaatagAGGAAGATGAGGATTTCTTTAGCTTTCATGTTGACACAAGCCTGTTGGATCTGGAAGGATTAAATTCACCTGCAGACCTATATGAAGTAGTTGAAAGATTCCTTTCCTAA